From the Aquitalea magnusonii genome, one window contains:
- a CDS encoding HD-GYP domain-containing protein has translation MAEYIKKINIDQLRLGMYIADLDCGWMSHPFWLTRFRVEREEQISQLRDAGIMAFYIDTRKGIDVSDAQLKSEVDQSIDNALLDLLVEKPGQVVTAELGTELPRAKAILDRAHETIHHILLDAKLGKKLNLGPVRDVAQELADSVRRNADALNILARIKEKDSYIFHHSISVGVLLMILQHDSGLSSEEVMDAGIGGMLHDIGKIYVDSQILNKPGKLSHIEFEAMRKHVGYGVSVLKQYPELSSDVILPALEHHERYDGTGYPFGKKGEQISSLGQKAAIIDVYDALTSDRCYHRGMTPPMAIRKIFEWSKHHFNPQQVKDFVKSIGIYPVGTLVSLESGKLAVVVEHNYDDLTSPKVLAFFNMQNKLHIKPQLIDLARHFGFGGGDRVLRYEDERKWGLDPYHYLQQWMTWN, from the coding sequence ATGGCTGAATACATCAAGAAGATAAATATCGACCAGCTGCGTCTGGGGATGTATATCGCTGATCTTGATTGTGGCTGGATGTCCCATCCTTTCTGGCTGACGCGCTTCCGGGTGGAGCGGGAGGAGCAGATCAGCCAGTTGCGGGACGCCGGCATCATGGCGTTCTACATCGACACCCGCAAGGGCATTGATGTGAGTGATGCGCAACTGAAGTCGGAAGTGGACCAGTCCATCGACAATGCCTTGCTCGACCTCCTGGTGGAAAAGCCGGGCCAGGTGGTGACGGCCGAGCTGGGCACGGAGTTGCCGCGGGCCAAGGCCATTCTGGATCGCGCCCATGAAACCATTCACCACATCCTGCTGGATGCCAAGCTGGGCAAAAAGCTCAATCTGGGACCGGTACGTGATGTGGCACAGGAACTGGCCGATTCGGTGCGCAGAAATGCGGATGCGCTGAATATCCTGGCGCGGATCAAGGAAAAAGACAGCTACATCTTCCATCATTCCATCAGCGTGGGGGTGCTGCTGATGATTCTGCAGCATGACAGCGGCCTGAGTAGCGAAGAAGTGATGGATGCCGGCATCGGCGGCATGTTGCATGATATCGGCAAGATTTATGTCGATTCACAGATACTCAACAAGCCGGGCAAGCTGAGCCATATCGAATTCGAGGCAATGCGCAAGCATGTGGGTTATGGCGTGTCCGTACTCAAGCAATATCCCGAATTGTCCAGCGATGTGATCCTGCCGGCACTGGAGCATCATGAACGCTATGACGGCACGGGCTATCCCTTTGGCAAGAAGGGTGAGCAGATCAGCAGCCTGGGGCAGAAGGCTGCCATCATCGATGTCTATGACGCGCTGACTTCGGATCGCTGCTACCACCGCGGCATGACGCCGCCCATGGCCATCCGCAAGATTTTCGAATGGAGCAAGCACCATTTCAATCCGCAGCAGGTGAAGGACTTTGTCAAAAGCATAGGTATCTATCCGGTGGGTACGCTGGTGTCACTGGAAAGCGGCAAGCTGGCGGTGGTGGTGGAACATAATTACGACGATCTCACCAGTCCCAAGGTGCTGGCTTTTTTCAATATGCAGAACAAGCTGCATATCAAGCCGCAGCTGATTGATCTGGCCCGGCATTTCGGTTTTGGCGGAGGAGACCGGGTGTTGCGCTACGAGGATGAGCGTAAATGGGGGCTGGACCCCTATCATTATCTGCAGCAGTGGATGACATGGAATTGA
- a CDS encoding PAS domain-containing methyl-accepting chemotaxis protein, giving the protein MITYANDAFVRISGYTREELIGQPHNIVRHPDMPAWAFADLWGRLEAGDLWRGIVKNLAKDGGSYWVEATVVPIRKAGKTIGYMSVRTMATEQQIQAAEKLYRGALPKQKTGLKLNRMLSIHSGYLLGSLFVMLLLVVGGYLGIGGIRQGGAQLVYQNQQVLHNVVVLGDLNSEVENLKRNTGTVAPVLKSVDENMARLNGLAADENYRASVEEIKKDLVKLSTLQGLSHAGDATAMAHASAVAGKLQSEISALRRTIVASASRQVSQHLQRNELIENISLTGIFLGISLVLLFGWYFMRSIVRPLEMAIDNFDKMAEGDLTGEVQLTGAGETGHLIRSSATMQMHLKVVMDELLLMAEHIDQHCLALNTALFEISDHLDCQHDKLIEAKSLFEMNTTVEIKDKLDHVRAAIQALLQVSGGDMAMQDEIRNDMDEILCLEQLRSHTFNDFLEKIQQLSDLVVDNRMETHEAYSMSAQLHTISTQLKQMVSYFEVVPGTRNG; this is encoded by the coding sequence ATGATTACGTATGCCAATGATGCTTTTGTGCGTATCAGCGGCTATACGCGGGAAGAACTGATTGGCCAGCCACATAATATCGTGCGCCATCCGGATATGCCGGCGTGGGCATTTGCTGATTTGTGGGGCAGGCTGGAAGCCGGTGATTTGTGGCGCGGCATTGTGAAAAACCTGGCCAAAGATGGCGGCAGCTACTGGGTGGAAGCCACCGTGGTGCCGATTCGCAAGGCCGGCAAGACCATCGGTTATATGTCGGTGCGCACCATGGCGACCGAGCAGCAGATCCAGGCCGCTGAAAAGCTGTACCGGGGCGCGCTGCCCAAGCAGAAAACGGGCCTGAAGCTCAACCGCATGCTGTCGATTCATTCCGGTTATCTGCTCGGTTCGCTGTTTGTCATGCTGCTGCTGGTGGTCGGTGGCTATCTGGGCATTGGCGGCATTCGCCAGGGCGGCGCACAACTGGTGTATCAGAACCAGCAGGTGCTGCACAACGTTGTGGTGCTGGGTGATCTGAACAGTGAGGTGGAAAACCTGAAGAGAAACACCGGCACTGTGGCTCCGGTACTCAAGAGCGTGGATGAAAACATGGCCCGGCTGAACGGCCTGGCTGCGGATGAGAATTACCGCGCCAGTGTGGAAGAGATCAAGAAAGACCTGGTCAAGTTGAGCACCCTGCAGGGCCTCTCGCATGCCGGTGATGCCACGGCCATGGCACATGCCAGTGCCGTGGCCGGAAAGCTGCAGTCGGAGATTTCCGCTTTGCGCCGCACGATAGTGGCATCCGCCTCGCGCCAGGTCAGTCAGCATCTGCAACGGAACGAACTGATCGAAAACATTTCCCTTACCGGCATTTTCCTGGGCATTTCGCTGGTATTGCTGTTTGGCTGGTATTTCATGCGCAGCATTGTGCGGCCGCTGGAAATGGCCATCGATAATTTCGACAAGATGGCCGAGGGCGACCTGACCGGGGAAGTCCAACTGACCGGTGCCGGGGAAACCGGGCATCTGATCCGCTCCAGTGCCACCATGCAGATGCATCTGAAGGTGGTGATGGATGAGTTGCTGCTGATGGCGGAACATATCGATCAGCATTGCCTGGCACTGAATACCGCGCTGTTCGAGATCAGTGACCATCTGGACTGCCAGCATGACAAGCTGATCGAAGCGAAATCGCTGTTTGAAATGAATACCACGGTGGAAATCAAGGACAAGCTGGACCATGTCCGCGCCGCCATTCAGGCTTTGCTGCAGGTTTCCGGTGGGGATATGGCGATGCAAGATGAAATCCGCAACGATATGGATGAAATCCTGTGCCTGGAACAGCTACGCAGCCACACCTTCAATGACTTCCTGGAGAAAATCCAGCAACTGAGCGATCTGGTGGTGGATAACCGCATGGAAACGCATGAGGCGTATTCCATGTCAGCCCAGCTACACACCATTTCCACCCAGCTTAAACAGATGGTGAGCTATTTCGAAGTGGTACCCGGTACACGCAATGGCTGA
- the hemF gene encoding oxygen-dependent coproporphyrinogen oxidase — protein MSHPHANEVKAFLLQLQDQICAALEQADGQGRFVEDAWQRPAGGGGRSRVLAKGAVFEQAGVNFSHVSGDALPASATAHRPELAGRRFEAMGVSLVIHPENPHVPTSHANVRFFIAEKDGAEPVWWFGGGFDLTPFYPVEEDVIHWHTVARDLCQPFGANVYADYKKWCDEYFFLKHRNEARGVGGLFFDDLNAWGFERSFAFLQAVGQGFVEAYVPIVDKRKATPWTDSQRQFQLYRRGRYVEFNLVWDRGTLFGLQTGGRTESILMSMPPLVRWEYGYQPQPGSAEALLYERFLPARDWV, from the coding sequence ATGAGTCATCCCCACGCCAACGAGGTGAAAGCCTTTTTGCTGCAGTTGCAAGACCAGATCTGTGCCGCACTGGAACAGGCCGATGGCCAGGGCCGTTTTGTGGAAGATGCCTGGCAACGCCCGGCTGGCGGTGGCGGGCGCAGCCGGGTGCTGGCCAAAGGCGCGGTGTTCGAGCAGGCCGGGGTGAATTTCTCGCATGTCAGCGGCGATGCGCTGCCGGCATCGGCAACGGCGCATCGTCCGGAACTGGCAGGCCGCCGCTTTGAAGCCATGGGTGTGTCGCTGGTGATTCACCCGGAAAACCCGCATGTGCCCACCAGTCATGCCAATGTGCGCTTTTTCATTGCCGAGAAAGACGGTGCCGAGCCAGTGTGGTGGTTTGGCGGCGGCTTTGATCTGACCCCCTTCTACCCGGTGGAAGAGGACGTGATCCACTGGCATACCGTGGCGCGCGATCTGTGCCAGCCCTTTGGCGCCAACGTGTATGCTGATTACAAAAAGTGGTGTGACGAATACTTCTTCCTCAAGCATCGCAACGAAGCGCGTGGCGTGGGCGGGCTGTTTTTTGACGATCTGAACGCCTGGGGCTTCGAGCGCAGCTTTGCCTTCCTGCAGGCGGTGGGTCAGGGTTTTGTCGAGGCTTATGTCCCCATCGTGGACAAGCGCAAGGCCACCCCATGGACCGATTCGCAGCGCCAGTTCCAGCTGTATCGCCGTGGCCGCTACGTGGAATTCAACCTGGTATGGGATCGCGGCACCCTGTTTGGCCTGCAAACCGGTGGCCGCACCGAATCCATCCTGATGTCCATGCCGCCGCTGGTGCGCTGGGAATACGGCTACCAGCCGCAACCCGGCAGTGCGGAAGCCCTGCTGTACGAACGCTTCCTGCCGGCGCGCGACTGGGTGTAA
- a CDS encoding sensor domain-containing diguanylate cyclase, producing MWLGEMVLDHQPAFRCGLALLIMLLVASNAWYVYSRSLNLADQYAHHAVEGINQHFARIFGVIDTIQSETVSELQWGRPHQDAEWLSTALHNPPGQAFYALDTPPPPFSHAELGNLTGLGQATALDAAHRREIAVALGLAPMLAAAYRHLDAQGVAWVYYVSSLQFIYLYPFTPSSSYHYSPFTPGGQFWRMAEPTANPDGLRVITPVYVDQAGKGPLLTISQPIWVHGKFHGVLCVDVSVNMLKRLLGSVAEPLGSLYLLNAQNQVVAASQEQALPQENLQQLPVMARYAAGGQAHVRVLAVGNTGMRVLHYLPNHWLALEIAKGCAPGLVAALLLWLALLLLSRTWKLNRELRRLSEHDALTGALNHRAFQALLLRLYQDYQAHGTVFSLVMVDLDHFKKVNDTFGHAVGDEVLKVLVRLARRLLRSEDKVARLGGEEFVLVLPGTDLHDAMKAAVRLRLQLERLHWHKLGLPDKVTASMGCAVVLASDCHAGAVLKRADDAMYRAKQEGRNRVCLDFHGQPPGVQ from the coding sequence ATGTGGTTGGGGGAAATGGTACTGGATCATCAGCCTGCCTTTCGGTGCGGTCTGGCGCTGCTGATCATGCTGTTGGTGGCATCCAATGCCTGGTATGTCTATTCCCGCTCGCTCAACCTGGCCGACCAGTACGCCCATCATGCGGTGGAGGGGATCAATCAGCACTTCGCCCGTATCTTCGGCGTTATCGATACCATCCAGTCCGAAACCGTCAGTGAGCTGCAATGGGGCAGGCCGCACCAGGATGCGGAATGGCTGTCCACCGCCCTGCACAATCCGCCCGGCCAGGCTTTCTATGCGCTAGACACCCCGCCGCCGCCGTTCAGCCATGCCGAGCTTGGCAATCTTACCGGCCTGGGACAAGCGACCGCGCTGGATGCGGCGCACCGCCGCGAAATTGCCGTGGCACTGGGGCTGGCACCCATGCTGGCTGCGGCTTACCGCCATCTGGATGCACAGGGCGTGGCCTGGGTGTACTACGTTTCCAGCCTGCAGTTCATCTATCTGTACCCGTTTACTCCCTCGTCCAGCTATCACTACAGTCCGTTTACGCCTGGCGGCCAGTTCTGGCGCATGGCGGAGCCGACGGCCAATCCCGACGGGCTGCGGGTGATCACCCCGGTATATGTCGATCAGGCAGGCAAGGGCCCCTTGCTGACCATCAGCCAGCCGATCTGGGTACATGGCAAGTTTCACGGTGTATTGTGCGTCGATGTCAGCGTGAACATGCTCAAGCGCTTGCTGGGCAGTGTTGCAGAGCCCTTGGGCAGCCTGTATCTGCTCAATGCCCAGAACCAGGTGGTGGCGGCCAGCCAGGAGCAAGCGCTGCCGCAGGAAAATCTGCAGCAATTGCCGGTGATGGCACGGTATGCGGCAGGCGGGCAGGCACATGTACGGGTATTGGCCGTAGGCAACACCGGCATGCGCGTGCTGCACTATCTGCCCAACCACTGGCTGGCGCTGGAAATTGCCAAGGGGTGCGCGCCCGGACTGGTGGCGGCGTTGCTGCTGTGGCTGGCCTTGCTGCTGTTGTCGCGCACCTGGAAGCTCAATCGCGAACTACGCCGCCTGTCCGAACATGATGCGCTCACCGGGGCGCTCAACCATCGTGCTTTCCAGGCCCTGCTGCTCCGGCTGTATCAGGACTATCAGGCGCACGGCACGGTGTTTTCGCTGGTGATGGTGGATCTGGATCACTTCAAGAAGGTAAACGATACCTTTGGACATGCCGTGGGTGACGAGGTGTTGAAGGTGCTGGTGAGGCTGGCACGCCGTCTGCTGCGTAGCGAGGACAAGGTGGCGCGGCTGGGGGGCGAGGAGTTTGTGCTGGTGCTGCCTGGCACCGATCTGCACGATGCCATGAAAGCTGCGGTACGGCTGCGCCTGCAACTGGAGCGGCTGCATTGGCACAAGCTGGGTTTGCCGGACAAGGTGACTGCCAGCATGGGCTGTGCCGTGGTGCTGGCCAGCGACTGTCATGCCGGTGCGGTACTGAAGCGGGCGGACGATGCCATGTACCGCGCCAAGCAAGAGGGACGCAACCGGGTGTGCCTGGACTTCCATGGCCAGCCACCCGGCGTGCAGTAA
- a CDS encoding EAL domain-containing protein: protein MMQRAQRISIVFFLLLVMATAALIAFLLGTAYVEKQHQAEVNVSNVVSVLETRLEATLRRSQATLEELARTTSPALMSLAVRAQHAPAIQRELALRASHFPEIVGLRLIDAHGNVLYASDFLLPQSSVHDRSYFKVLQQHPQQTLFFSEVATGRLSHTRQLFIAVPIRDSRGSFAGVAMAPLDIAYFQKLFAAVDLGPHGVITLRRSDDGRLVLRLPELADTVNRSLHYNPMQERIASGATQGTLRYYSDVDHVERIYAFRRIGDYPFYVGAGIASRDFLASWHATLLGTVMASVMVLLALGWLLYRLQRSEVRQQDATADLQASEDRFQLLINSVGEGICGMDRDGRCIFSNPAARRLLGYPAERALLGQDLLSLIHRHAPDGQPLPAAHCPIRQALRHGRSCHADDDVFTCADGGLLTVRYDAYPLVKDGRDIGAVLLFQDIGEGKRQQQQIAFLAHHDALTGLPNRMLAEDHFRQLAGLAQRQGSMLAMLFLDLDGFKTINDSLGHDVGDEMLQAVARRLSSLLREHDTACRLGGDEFLLLLPGIASAEALLPVIGRILHGLEAPFTLRNHQLSTSASIGAALYPSDGMDFTTLMKKADTAMYHAKDAGRNTCRLFDEAMHVEAQEMLRLRSQFLTALEQGRFVLHFQPQLRLGDGRVLGVEALVRWQDGDSLIPPAQFIPMAESSGLIVPLGEWVLHEACRQAMSWQSCYDSPVVVAVNLSAVQFKRGNLEQAVASALAGSGLAPQLLELELTETTLLHQTEAVLSTLRRLSQLGVRLAIDDFGTGYSSLAYLKRLAVNTLKIDQSFIRNLSGDPDDANIVCAIIEMAHKLQLQTLAEGVESAQIADLLRQMGCDQAQGYYYSRPLPIAQLHAYLRRQQAGERTQPGGR, encoded by the coding sequence ATGATGCAGCGCGCGCAACGCATTTCCATTGTGTTCTTCCTGCTGTTGGTCATGGCGACGGCAGCACTGATCGCTTTCCTGCTGGGAACGGCCTATGTGGAAAAACAGCATCAGGCCGAAGTGAATGTCAGCAATGTGGTGAGTGTGCTGGAGACCCGGCTGGAAGCCACTTTACGCCGCAGCCAGGCCACCCTTGAGGAGCTGGCCCGCACCACCTCTCCTGCGCTGATGTCGCTGGCGGTGCGTGCGCAGCATGCGCCTGCCATACAGCGCGAACTGGCCTTGCGCGCCAGCCATTTCCCCGAGATTGTCGGCCTGCGGCTGATTGATGCCCATGGCAATGTCTTGTATGCCTCGGATTTTCTGCTGCCGCAGTCCTCCGTGCATGACCGCAGCTATTTCAAGGTGTTGCAGCAGCATCCGCAACAGACGCTGTTTTTTTCCGAGGTGGCCACCGGCCGGCTCAGCCATACCCGGCAGCTTTTTATCGCCGTGCCCATCCGCGACAGCCGTGGCAGCTTTGCCGGCGTGGCCATGGCCCCGCTGGACATTGCCTACTTCCAGAAACTGTTTGCCGCAGTGGACCTTGGGCCGCATGGGGTGATCACCCTGCGGCGCAGCGATGATGGCCGGCTGGTGTTGCGTCTGCCGGAGCTGGCCGATACCGTCAACCGCAGTTTGCATTACAACCCGATGCAAGAGCGCATTGCCTCCGGCGCTACGCAGGGTACGTTGCGCTATTACTCCGATGTCGATCATGTCGAGCGCATCTATGCCTTCCGCCGGATTGGCGATTATCCCTTCTATGTGGGGGCCGGGATTGCCAGTCGCGATTTCCTGGCCTCCTGGCATGCCACCTTGCTGGGGACGGTAATGGCCAGCGTGATGGTCTTGCTGGCACTGGGGTGGCTGCTGTACCGCCTGCAGCGCTCCGAAGTACGTCAGCAGGATGCCACGGCGGATTTGCAGGCCAGCGAAGACCGGTTCCAGTTGCTGATCAACTCGGTAGGAGAGGGCATTTGCGGCATGGATCGCGATGGCCGCTGCATCTTTTCCAACCCGGCCGCCCGCCGCCTGCTGGGCTATCCGGCAGAGCGCGCCTTGCTGGGGCAGGATCTGCTGTCGCTGATCCACCGTCATGCGCCGGACGGTCAGCCTTTGCCGGCGGCACACTGCCCCATTCGCCAGGCATTGCGCCATGGGCGTAGCTGCCATGCCGACGACGATGTCTTCACCTGCGCGGACGGCGGGTTGCTGACGGTACGTTACGATGCCTATCCGCTGGTCAAGGACGGGCGCGACATCGGTGCCGTGCTGTTATTCCAGGATATTGGCGAGGGCAAGCGCCAGCAGCAGCAGATTGCTTTTCTGGCGCACCATGATGCCCTTACCGGCCTGCCCAACCGCATGCTGGCCGAAGATCACTTCCGTCAGTTGGCCGGCCTGGCCCAGCGGCAAGGCAGCATGCTGGCCATGTTGTTTCTGGACCTGGATGGCTTCAAGACCATCAATGATTCACTGGGCCACGATGTGGGCGATGAAATGCTGCAGGCGGTGGCCCGGCGTCTGAGCAGCCTGCTGCGCGAGCACGATACGGCCTGCCGCCTGGGGGGCGACGAGTTTCTGTTGCTGTTGCCGGGCATTGCCAGTGCCGAGGCGTTGTTGCCGGTGATCGGACGCATCCTGCACGGGCTGGAAGCCCCGTTCACGCTGCGCAATCACCAGTTGTCCACCTCGGCCTCCATTGGCGCGGCGCTGTATCCGTCCGATGGCATGGATTTCACCACCCTGATGAAAAAGGCGGATACCGCCATGTATCACGCCAAGGATGCCGGGCGGAATACCTGCCGCCTGTTTGATGAGGCGATGCATGTGGAGGCACAGGAAATGCTGCGCTTGCGCAGCCAGTTCCTGACTGCCCTGGAACAGGGCCGGTTTGTGCTGCACTTCCAGCCGCAGCTGCGCCTGGGGGATGGGCGGGTGTTGGGCGTGGAAGCGCTGGTGCGCTGGCAGGATGGCGACAGCCTGATTCCGCCGGCCCAGTTCATTCCCATGGCGGAGAGCAGCGGGCTGATCGTGCCGCTGGGCGAATGGGTGTTGCATGAAGCCTGTCGGCAGGCAATGTCCTGGCAATCCTGTTACGACAGCCCGGTGGTGGTGGCAGTCAATCTGTCGGCAGTGCAGTTCAAGCGTGGCAATCTGGAACAGGCGGTGGCCTCGGCACTGGCCGGCAGCGGGCTGGCACCGCAGCTCTTGGAACTGGAACTGACCGAAACCACCTTGCTGCACCAGACCGAGGCGGTGCTGTCCACCCTGCGTCGGCTCAGCCAACTGGGTGTGCGGCTGGCAATCGATGACTTCGGTACCGGCTATTCCAGCCTGGCCTATCTGAAGCGGCTGGCAGTCAACACCCTGAAGATCGACCAGTCCTTCATCCGCAATCTCAGTGGCGATCCGGATGATGCCAACATCGTCTGTGCCATCATCGAAATGGCCCACAAGCTGCAGTTGCAGACCCTGGCCGAGGGGGTGGAAAGCGCGCAGATTGCCGACCTGCTGCGTCAGATGGGCTGTGACCAGGCGCAGGGGTATTACTATTCGCGGCCACTGCCGATTGCACAGTTGCATGCCTATCTGCGCCGCCAGCAAGCCGGTGAGCGGACTCAGCCGGGCGGCAGGTAG
- a CDS encoding LysR substrate-binding domain-containing protein encodes MQDLNDLLYFAKVVEFGGFMAASRMLGIPKSRLSRRVAELEERLGVRLLQRTTRRLALTEVGSSYYQHCQAMLAEAEAADDAIARITAEPRGLVRVSCPELLAKTLLAPVLPRFMQRYPQVRVALEASNRRVDLIEDNIDVALRVRNSIDNSANLVVRQLAVSQVILVASPDFMRQHPMPQSPAELAGLPALTMSRPDGRGQWQLLDQAGHTYSLHIDNPRLMTDDLLVLLEAAIAGLGVAALPLMVCDEAVQQGRLVRLLPAFDSPWGILHAAFTSRRGLSPAIRAFIDFLVTDLIPPGHPSYLPPG; translated from the coding sequence ATGCAAGATCTCAACGACCTGCTCTACTTTGCCAAGGTGGTGGAGTTTGGTGGCTTCATGGCGGCCAGCCGCATGCTGGGCATCCCCAAATCGCGGCTATCGCGACGGGTGGCCGAACTGGAAGAACGCTTGGGGGTGCGGCTGCTGCAACGCACCACCCGCCGGCTGGCGCTGACCGAGGTGGGCAGCAGCTATTACCAGCATTGCCAGGCCATGCTGGCGGAGGCGGAAGCCGCCGACGATGCCATTGCCCGCATCACGGCGGAGCCACGCGGCCTGGTACGGGTAAGCTGTCCGGAACTGCTGGCCAAGACCTTGCTGGCCCCGGTGCTGCCCCGCTTCATGCAGCGCTATCCGCAGGTGCGCGTGGCACTGGAAGCCTCCAACCGGCGGGTGGATCTGATCGAGGACAATATCGATGTGGCACTGCGGGTGCGCAACAGCATAGACAATAGTGCCAATCTGGTGGTGCGCCAGTTGGCGGTGAGCCAGGTGATTCTGGTGGCCAGCCCCGACTTCATGCGCCAGCACCCGATGCCGCAATCACCAGCCGAACTGGCCGGGCTGCCCGCGCTCACCATGAGCCGGCCGGATGGACGCGGCCAATGGCAGTTGCTGGATCAGGCCGGCCACACCTACAGCCTGCATATCGACAACCCGCGCCTGATGACCGACGACCTGCTGGTACTGCTGGAAGCGGCGATTGCCGGACTGGGAGTGGCCGCGCTCCCCCTCATGGTGTGCGACGAAGCCGTGCAGCAAGGCCGGCTGGTCAGACTGCTGCCGGCCTTCGACAGTCCCTGGGGCATTCTGCATGCCGCATTTACTTCGCGGCGCGGTCTGTCACCGGCCATCCGGGCTTTCATCGACTTTCTGGTCACCGACTTGATTCCGCCCGGACACCCGTCCTACCTGCCGCCCGGCTGA
- a CDS encoding FMN-dependent NADH-azoreductase has translation MKLLHLDSSILGQNSVSRQLTAAVVDVVRQKHAAVHVSYRDLASQPIAHLSGEIIGANFTAEADWTQTQRQESALSNALIEEFLASDVLVIGAPMYNFSIPSQLKSWVDRVAAAGRTFKYTENGPQGLAGGKKVVIVSSRGGVYSTEQGQLMDFQEDYLRTVLGFLGITDIAFIRAEAVNMGEDKRATAIHAAKEAIAKLAI, from the coding sequence ATGAAACTGTTGCACCTTGATTCCAGCATCCTCGGTCAGAACTCCGTTTCCCGTCAGCTGACTGCTGCCGTGGTGGATGTAGTCCGCCAGAAACATGCCGCCGTCCATGTCAGCTACCGTGACCTGGCTAGCCAGCCGATTGCCCATCTGTCCGGCGAAATCATCGGTGCCAATTTCACCGCCGAGGCGGACTGGACGCAAACCCAGCGCCAGGAAAGCGCGCTGAGCAATGCGCTGATTGAAGAATTCCTGGCCAGCGACGTGCTGGTGATTGGCGCACCGATGTACAACTTCTCCATCCCTTCGCAGCTCAAGAGCTGGGTTGACCGTGTTGCCGCTGCCGGCCGCACCTTCAAGTACACCGAGAATGGCCCGCAAGGTCTGGCCGGTGGCAAAAAAGTGGTGATCGTGTCCAGCCGTGGTGGTGTTTATTCCACCGAACAAGGCCAGCTGATGGACTTCCAGGAAGACTACCTGCGCACCGTGCTGGGTTTCCTGGGCATTACCGACATCGCTTTCATCCGTGCTGAAGCGGTCAATATGGGTGAAGACAAGCGCGCCACCGCGATTCACGCCGCCAAAGAGGCCATTGCCAAGCTGGCTATCTGA
- a CDS encoding dienelactone hydrolase family protein produces the protein MNASWIDIPTPDGQHFGGYLSLPPTGHGPGIVLVQEIWGVNEHIRAVADLYALAGYVVLAPDVFWRLSPRVDLDYDAAGTQQAFGYYQTVDTAQAAADVAAAVALLRQRPEVSGKVATLGFCLGGQLAFRAAALSQADAAVCFYGGGIDQHLALAGQITQPILFHYAGNDQHIPQTAVAAVKAAFAGQDNAVFFDYPAAGHGFNCWGRRAVYNQTAAALATGRSLQFLAEHL, from the coding sequence GTGAACGCAAGCTGGATCGACATTCCCACCCCTGACGGTCAGCACTTTGGCGGCTATCTGTCGCTGCCACCCACCGGCCATGGTCCCGGCATCGTGCTGGTGCAGGAAATCTGGGGGGTAAACGAACATATCCGCGCCGTGGCAGACCTGTACGCGCTGGCTGGCTATGTGGTGCTGGCACCGGACGTATTCTGGCGTCTGAGTCCCCGCGTGGATCTGGATTACGATGCAGCCGGCACCCAGCAGGCTTTTGGCTACTACCAAACCGTGGATACCGCCCAGGCGGCAGCCGACGTTGCCGCTGCCGTGGCCCTGCTGCGTCAGCGCCCGGAAGTAAGCGGCAAAGTGGCTACGCTGGGCTTCTGCCTGGGTGGCCAACTGGCCTTCCGCGCGGCTGCGCTCAGCCAGGCGGATGCCGCGGTCTGCTTCTATGGTGGCGGCATCGACCAGCACCTGGCGCTGGCCGGGCAAATCACCCAGCCCATCCTGTTCCATTACGCCGGCAATGACCAGCATATCCCGCAAACTGCCGTCGCCGCGGTGAAAGCCGCCTTTGCCGGGCAGGACAATGCCGTGTTCTTTGACTACCCCGCGGCGGGCCACGGCTTCAATTGCTGGGGCCGCCGTGCGGTATACAACCAGACTGCCGCGGCGCTGGCCACTGGCCGCAGCCTGCAGTTCCTGGCAGAACACCTGTAA